The Argopecten irradians isolate NY chromosome 4, Ai_NY, whole genome shotgun sequence genome has a window encoding:
- the LOC138321661 gene encoding cysteine sulfinic acid decarboxylase-like has translation MFRYIITKLPVRQFRCTVQQASYHLTRQRTMASINKPFSDPTTKKFLEDFHKLMINEALAAEEDPSTKVCNFVQPHELEKILDLDIGDGPTTNERLLELSGDLIKHSVKTGHPQFYNQLYSGKDPYSMAGAWLTDALSTNLHTYEVAPVFVILERFMMKKMCSVFGFPNGDGVFCPGGSYSNILALHVARYKSNPSFKQTGNFGSKVLTMFTHADAHYSLAKGASFLGLGMNNLIRIDTDEKGRMCPTDLDKKLTEQKAKGTLPVFVMATCGSTVLGSFDDLNAVADVCEKHGVWMHVDAAWGGSAILSDKHRALMSGVERANSVAWNQHKMSGVPIQCSSLLVKEKGLLENCNSFNAEYLFQPDKCYDTSYDIGDKTMQCGRKPDVLKLWMQWKAYGDKGMAARVDHAYDMAKYLTQKVKETEGFRLVLPEFQCTNISFWYIPPRLRGKVENEEWWKEVSKVAPQIKTKMMMEGTMMTAYQPLSSKGLVNFFRIIIENPLCEKSGMDFIVNEIDRLGRDL, from the exons ATGTTTCGTTACATAATTACGAAATTACCAGTTCGGCAGTTCCGGTGTACCGTCCAACAAGCATCATACCACCTCACCAGACAGCGAACGATGGCGAGTATAA ACAAGCCTTTCTCTGACCCTACAACGAAGAAATTCCTGGAGGATTTCCACAAACTTATGATCAATGAAGCTTTAGCAGCAGAGGAAGACCCGAGTACTAAGGTCTGCAACTTCGTACAGCCACATGAGTTAGag AAAATACTAGATCTGGACATTGGGGATGGACCAACTACAAACGAGCGGCTATTGGAGCTGAGTGGTGATCTGATCAAACATAGTGTAAAGACCG GTCACCCTCAGTTCTATAACCAGTTGTACAGCGGTAAAGACCCGTACAGTATGGCGGGGGCTTGGCTCACTGACGCTCTCAGTACAAACCT ACACACCTATGAAGTGGCTCCCGTTTTCGTTATACTGGAGAGATTCatgatgaaaaaaatgtgttcGGTGTTCGGTTTTCCGAATGGCGATGGCGTGTTTTGTCCGG GGGGTTCTTACTCAAATATACTGGCGCTCCATGTTGCTAGGTACAAGTCCAACCCATCATTTAAACAGACGGGAAATTTCGGTTCCAAGGTCCTCACAATGTTTACACACGCAGAT GCGCATTACTCACTGGCGAAAGGCGCTAGTTTTCTTGGGCTTGGAATGAACAATCTCATTAGAATCGACACTGATGAAAAAGGACGCATGTGTCCGACTGATCTGGACAAGAAACTAACAGAACAGAAGGCTAAA GGTACACTGCCCGTCTTTGTCATGGCGACATGTGGGTCGACTGTCCTAGGGTCGTTTGACGATCTCAATGCCGTTGCAGATGTGTGTGAGAAACATGGCGTCTGGATGCATGTAGAT GCAGCCTGGGGAGGAAGTGCAATCTTATCTGATAAACACCGTGCATTAATGAGTGGAGTTGAAag AGCCAATTCAGTTGCTTGGAACCAGCATAAAATGAGTGGAGTCCCAATCCAATGCTCTTCTCTTCTGGTGAAAGAAAAG GGACTGTTAGAGAATTGCAACTCCTTCAATGCAGAGTACCTGTTTCAGCCCGATAAATGCTACGACACCTCGTATGATATTG GCGACAAAACAATGCAGTGTGGACGAAAGCCAGATGTACTAAAGCTGTGGATGCAGTGGAAAGCATATGGCGACAAAGGGATGGCAGCTCGTGTGGACCATGCCTACGACATGGCTAA ATATTTGACACAAAAGGTGAAAGAAACAGAAGGATTTCGGCTAGTTTTGCCCGAG TTTCAGTGTACGAACATAAGCTTTTGGTACATTCCTCCGCGTCTGAGAGGAAAAGTAGAAAATGAAGAATGGTGGAAAGAGGTTTCCAAG GTGGCGCCACAAATCAAGACGAAGATGATGATGGAGGGTACTATGATGACGGCATACCAGCCTTTGTCAAGTAAAGGTCTTGTTAACTTCTTCAGGATCATAATAGAAAACCCGCTCTGTGAAAAGTCAGGGATGGACTTCATCGTAAACGAGATAGACCGACTAGGCCGAGATCTTTAA